One region of Erwinia tracheiphila genomic DNA includes:
- the pdxA gene encoding 4-hydroxythreonine-4-phosphate dehydrogenase PdxA has product MLSNQRVVITSGEPSGIGPDVTVQLAQQSWPVELVVCADPAVLQDRAAALGLPLTLRHYQPGLTAQPQSAGTLTVLPVATAQLVKAGELCVANAHYVLETLSIACDGCLSGEFAALITGPVHKGVINEAGILFSGHTEFFAERAGCSRVVMMLATEALRVALATTHLPLKDVSAAITRDSLREVIGILHTDLQSKFGQTKPHIFVCGLNPHAGEGGHMGREEIDVIIPLLDELRQQGMQLTGPLPADTLFQQKYLQHADAILAMYHDQGLPVLKYQGFGRAVNITLGLPFIRTSVDHGTALDLAGRGCADAGSFITALNLAITMISN; this is encoded by the coding sequence ATGCTCAGTAACCAGCGAGTCGTGATAACCAGTGGTGAACCCTCTGGTATTGGTCCTGATGTTACCGTACAGCTGGCCCAGCAAAGCTGGCCCGTTGAACTGGTCGTCTGCGCCGATCCTGCCGTGTTGCAGGATCGGGCCGCCGCGCTGGGATTACCTCTCACCCTGCGACATTATCAGCCCGGTCTGACTGCGCAACCACAGTCTGCGGGAACACTGACTGTGTTGCCCGTTGCCACGGCCCAGCTGGTTAAGGCCGGTGAGCTGTGTGTCGCTAACGCGCATTATGTACTGGAAACGCTTTCGATCGCTTGTGACGGCTGCCTGAGCGGCGAATTTGCCGCGCTGATCACCGGCCCGGTGCATAAAGGCGTCATTAATGAGGCGGGCATCCTTTTCAGCGGACATACGGAATTCTTCGCTGAACGGGCTGGCTGCTCACGGGTGGTGATGATGCTGGCCACTGAGGCACTGCGAGTGGCGTTAGCCACGACGCATTTGCCGCTGAAAGACGTTTCTGCCGCCATTACCCGCGACAGTCTGCGTGAGGTTATCGGCATTCTGCATACCGACCTGCAAAGCAAATTTGGCCAGACAAAACCCCACATTTTCGTCTGTGGCCTTAATCCTCATGCCGGGGAAGGCGGCCATATGGGACGGGAAGAGATAGACGTCATTATCCCGTTGCTGGACGAACTCCGGCAGCAGGGTATGCAGCTGACCGGTCCGCTGCCTGCTGATACCCTATTTCAGCAGAAGTATCTGCAGCATGCGGATGCGATTCTGGCGATGTATCACGATCAGGGCCTCCCCGTCCTGAAATATCAAGGCTTTGGTCGGGCGGTAAATATCACCCTTGGCCTGCCTTTTATCCGCACCTCCGTCGACCACGGCACCGCCCTGGACCTGGCTGGCCGGGGTTGCGCCGATGCAGGCAGCTTTATTACGGCACTTAATCTCGCCATCACCATGATCTCAAATTAA
- the rsmA gene encoding 16S rRNA (adenine(1518)-N(6)/adenine(1519)-N(6))-dimethyltransferase RsmA — protein sequence MNNRVHQGHFARKRFGQNFLNDQYIIDSIVSAIHPQPGEAIVEIGPGLGALTEPVGERLDSMTVIELDRDLAARLQTHPFLGPKLTLFQQDAMTFNFAEYAREKSQPLRVFGNLPYNISTPLMFHLFSYTDAIRDMHFMLQKEVVNRLVAGPGSKAYGRLTVMAQYYCQVIPVLGVPPESFTPAPKVDSAVVRLVPHARLPHPVDDIRLLSRITTEAFGKRRKTLRNSLGHLFTLEALQEMNIDPTLRAENITVAQYCQLANWLKAHPQPSLQESE from the coding sequence ATGAATAATCGCGTCCATCAGGGGCACTTTGCCCGCAAACGTTTCGGTCAGAACTTTCTGAACGATCAATATATTATCGATAGTATTGTTTCCGCCATTCATCCTCAGCCCGGCGAAGCCATTGTTGAAATTGGCCCCGGCCTCGGTGCGCTCACCGAGCCTGTCGGTGAGCGTCTTGATAGCATGACGGTCATTGAACTTGACCGCGATTTGGCCGCACGTCTGCAAACGCATCCTTTTCTTGGACCAAAGCTGACCCTCTTCCAGCAGGATGCTATGACCTTTAACTTTGCGGAATATGCCCGCGAAAAAAGCCAGCCCCTGCGCGTTTTTGGCAACCTGCCTTATAACATTTCCACCCCGCTGATGTTCCACCTGTTCAGCTATACTGATGCCATTCGCGACATGCATTTCATGTTGCAAAAAGAAGTAGTTAACCGCCTTGTTGCCGGACCTGGCAGCAAAGCGTATGGCCGTCTGACGGTAATGGCGCAGTATTACTGCCAGGTTATTCCAGTGCTGGGAGTACCACCGGAATCCTTTACTCCAGCGCCTAAAGTAGACTCTGCTGTTGTAAGGCTGGTGCCTCATGCCCGTCTGCCGCATCCGGTAGACGATATCCGTTTACTGAGTAGAATTACCACAGAAGCCTTTGGCAAGCGTCGTAAAACACTGCGTAACAGCCTCGGACATCTGTTCACGCTGGAAGCACTTCAGGAAATGAATATTGATCCTACGTTGCGTGCTGAAAACATCACTGTCGCGCAATACTGTCAGCTGGCTAACTGGCTGAAAGCACATCCCCAGCCGTCTTTGCAGGAGAGTGAATAA
- the carB gene encoding carbamoyl-phosphate synthase large subunit: MPKRTDIKSVLILGAGPIVIGQACEFDYSGAQACKALREEGYRVILVNSNPATIMTDPEMADATYIEPIHWQVVRKIIEKERPDAVLPTMGGQTALNCALELERQGVLAEFGVAMIGATADAIDKAEDRQRFDKAMKKIGLETARSGIAHTMEEALKVAEEVGFPCIIRPSFTMGGSGGGIAYNREEFEEICERGLDLSPTNELLIDESLIGWKEYEMEVVRDKNDNCIIVCSIENFDAMGIHTGDSITVAPAQTLTDKEYQIMRNASMAVLREIGVETGGSNVQFSVNPENGRLIIIEMNPRVSRSSALASKATGFPIAKIAAKLAVGFTLDELMNDITGGRTPASFEPSIDYVVTKIPRFNFEKFAGANDRLTTQMKSVGEVMAIGRTFQESIQKALRGLEVGAHGFDPKVDLNDAEALTIIRRELKDAGSERIWYVADAFRAGMSLEGVFNLTNIDRWFLVQIEELIGLEGQVAREGINGLTVDSLRTLKCKGFADARLAKLAGVTESEVRKLREQYQLHPVYKRVDTCAAEFSTDTAYMYSTYDEECEANPNQDRDKVMILGGGPNRIGQGIEFDYCCVHAALALREDGFETIMVNCNPETVSTDYDTSDRLYFEPVTLEDVLEIVRIEKPKGVIVQYGGQTPLKLARELEVAGVPVIGTSPDAIDRAEDRERFQQAVERLGLKQPANATVTALDQAVEKAVKIGYPLVVRPSYVLGGRAMEIVYDETDLKRYFQTAVSVSNDAPVLLDRFLDDAVEVDVDAICDGERVLIGGIMEHIEQAGVHSGDSACSLPAYTLSQAIQGVMRQQVEKLAFELCVRGLMNVQFAVKDNEVYLIEVNPRAARTVPFVSKATGLPLAKVAARVMAGKTLAEQGVTEEVIPPYYSVKEVVLPFNKFQGVDPILGPEMRSTGEVMGVGRTFAEAFGKAMLGAQTNMKRSGRALLSVREGDKKRIVDLAAKLQKLGFELDATHGTAVVLGEAGINPRLVNKVHEGRPHIQDRLKNGEYAYIVNTTAGRQAIEDSRAIRRSALQYKVHYDTTLNGGFATVTSLNADPTEKVISVQEMHAQIQG; this comes from the coding sequence ATGCCAAAACGTACAGACATAAAAAGTGTCCTGATCCTTGGCGCTGGCCCGATCGTTATCGGCCAGGCCTGCGAATTTGACTACTCTGGTGCGCAGGCGTGTAAAGCGCTGCGTGAAGAGGGCTATCGCGTCATTCTGGTTAACTCCAACCCGGCCACCATCATGACCGACCCGGAGATGGCCGATGCCACCTATATTGAGCCTATCCACTGGCAAGTGGTGCGTAAGATTATCGAAAAAGAGCGCCCGGATGCGGTGCTGCCCACCATGGGGGGCCAGACTGCACTGAACTGTGCGCTGGAGCTGGAGCGTCAGGGCGTACTGGCTGAATTTGGCGTAGCAATGATCGGTGCCACTGCCGATGCCATTGATAAGGCAGAAGACCGCCAGCGTTTTGATAAGGCAATGAAGAAAATTGGGCTGGAAACCGCCCGATCCGGCATTGCGCACACGATGGAAGAAGCGCTGAAAGTGGCCGAAGAGGTGGGGTTCCCGTGCATTATCCGCCCTTCATTTACGATGGGCGGAAGCGGTGGTGGCATTGCTTACAACCGTGAAGAATTTGAAGAGATTTGCGAGCGTGGACTCGATCTTTCTCCGACCAATGAGCTGTTGATCGATGAATCGCTGATTGGCTGGAAAGAGTACGAAATGGAAGTGGTGCGTGACAAAAACGACAACTGCATCATTGTCTGCTCAATCGAAAACTTCGATGCCATGGGTATTCACACCGGCGACTCAATTACCGTCGCGCCTGCTCAGACGCTGACCGACAAGGAATACCAAATCATGCGTAACGCCTCAATGGCGGTGCTGCGTGAAATCGGTGTTGAAACAGGGGGCTCCAACGTTCAGTTCTCGGTGAATCCTGAAAATGGTCGTCTGATTATCATTGAAATGAACCCGCGGGTGTCGCGTTCTTCTGCGCTGGCGTCGAAGGCGACCGGTTTTCCGATTGCCAAAATCGCCGCCAAGCTGGCTGTGGGTTTCACCCTCGACGAGCTGATGAATGACATTACTGGCGGTCGCACGCCTGCCTCATTTGAACCGTCAATTGACTACGTTGTGACGAAAATTCCTCGCTTCAACTTCGAGAAATTTGCTGGCGCAAATGATCGTCTGACCACCCAGATGAAATCAGTTGGCGAAGTGATGGCGATTGGCCGCACGTTTCAGGAATCCATACAGAAAGCGCTGCGTGGCCTGGAAGTGGGCGCGCACGGATTTGATCCTAAAGTTGACCTGAACGATGCAGAAGCTTTAACCATCATTCGTCGCGAGCTGAAAGACGCGGGTTCAGAACGCATCTGGTACGTGGCTGATGCATTCCGTGCGGGCATGTCGTTGGAGGGCGTATTTAACCTGACCAACATCGATCGCTGGTTCCTGGTTCAGATTGAAGAGCTGATTGGTCTTGAGGGGCAGGTTGCCCGCGAAGGAATCAATGGCCTGACCGTTGATTCCCTGCGTACGCTCAAGTGTAAAGGTTTTGCCGATGCGCGTCTGGCGAAGCTGGCCGGCGTCACCGAGTCGGAAGTGCGCAAGCTGCGTGAGCAATACCAGCTTCATCCGGTTTACAAACGTGTGGATACCTGCGCTGCTGAATTCTCCACCGATACCGCCTATATGTACTCAACGTACGATGAAGAGTGCGAAGCCAATCCCAATCAGGACCGAGACAAAGTAATGATATTGGGCGGTGGTCCAAACCGTATCGGTCAGGGGATTGAATTTGATTACTGCTGCGTCCACGCAGCACTGGCATTGCGCGAAGACGGTTTCGAAACCATCATGGTGAACTGTAACCCTGAAACGGTTTCTACCGACTACGATACTTCCGACCGCCTTTACTTTGAGCCAGTTACGCTGGAAGACGTGCTGGAAATCGTCCGCATTGAAAAGCCAAAAGGCGTGATTGTGCAATACGGCGGGCAGACGCCGCTGAAACTGGCCCGCGAGTTGGAAGTAGCCGGTGTGCCGGTTATTGGCACCAGCCCCGATGCTATTGATCGGGCTGAAGACCGCGAGCGTTTTCAGCAGGCAGTTGAACGTCTTGGCCTGAAACAGCCTGCTAACGCCACCGTAACAGCGTTAGATCAGGCGGTCGAAAAAGCAGTAAAAATTGGTTATCCGCTGGTGGTGCGGCCTTCCTATGTGCTGGGTGGCCGTGCGATGGAAATCGTTTACGACGAAACGGATCTTAAGCGTTATTTCCAGACGGCGGTATCGGTCTCGAACGACGCGCCGGTGTTACTGGATCGTTTCCTGGATGATGCGGTGGAAGTGGATGTTGATGCAATCTGCGACGGTGAACGTGTGCTGATCGGCGGCATTATGGAACATATCGAGCAGGCGGGCGTTCACTCTGGTGATTCTGCCTGTTCATTACCGGCTTACACGTTGAGTCAAGCAATTCAGGGAGTGATGCGTCAGCAGGTTGAAAAACTAGCCTTTGAGCTTTGCGTTCGTGGTCTGATGAACGTGCAGTTCGCGGTGAAGGACAATGAAGTTTATCTGATTGAGGTCAATCCACGCGCGGCGCGTACCGTCCCCTTCGTTTCCAAAGCAACCGGCCTACCGCTGGCGAAAGTCGCGGCCCGCGTTATGGCAGGTAAAACCCTGGCCGAGCAGGGTGTGACCGAAGAAGTTATTCCTCCTTACTACTCCGTGAAGGAAGTAGTGCTGCCGTTCAACAAGTTTCAGGGCGTTGACCCTATTCTTGGCCCTGAAATGCGTTCCACTGGCGAAGTCATGGGTGTGGGGCGAACCTTTGCTGAAGCCTTTGGTAAAGCGATGCTGGGTGCGCAGACTAATATGAAGAGAAGCGGTCGTGCGCTATTGTCGGTGCGTGAAGGTGATAAAAAACGTATCGTCGATCTGGCGGCGAAGCTGCAAAAACTGGGCTTTGAGCTGGACGCGACTCATGGTACGGCGGTGGTGTTGGGTGAAGCCGGCATTAATCCGCGCCTGGTTAACAAGGTACATGAGGGGCGTCCGCATATTCAGGATCGCCTGAAAAACGGTGAATACGCTTATATTGTTAACACCACGGCGGGCCGTCAGGCCATTGAGGATTCCAGGGCGATCCGCCGCAGTGCTCTGCAATATAAAGTGCATTACGACACCACGTTAAACGGTGGTTTCGCTACAGTTACGTCGCTGAATGCCGATCCAACTGAAAAAGTGATTTCGGTGCAGGAAATGCACGCGCAGATTCAAGGTTGA
- the apaG gene encoding Co2+/Mg2+ efflux protein ApaG, with protein MADTPRICIQVQSIWIPSQSVPEEDCYVFAYTVTIRNLGRSGVQLLSRYWLITNGNGQETEVQGEGVVGEQPHIPPGGEFQYTSGTVLETPMGTMQGHYTMVDCDGKGFNVAIPVFRLAIPSQIH; from the coding sequence ATGGCCGATACGCCCCGGATTTGCATTCAGGTGCAAAGTATCTGGATTCCGTCACAATCGGTGCCGGAAGAAGATTGTTATGTTTTTGCCTATACCGTCACGATCCGCAATCTTGGTCGTAGCGGCGTGCAGCTACTGAGCCGTTATTGGCTAATCACTAACGGCAACGGTCAGGAGACGGAAGTTCAGGGCGAAGGTGTGGTCGGTGAACAGCCCCATATTCCACCGGGTGGCGAATTTCAGTATACCAGCGGGACCGTGCTGGAAACGCCGATGGGTACCATGCAAGGTCACTATACGATGGTAGACTGCGACGGAAAGGGCTTCAATGTAGCCATCCCGGTGTTCCGGCTGGCGATCCCGAGCCAGATTCATTAG
- the surA gene encoding peptidylprolyl isomerase SurA, which yields MKNWRMLILGAVLTASTAFAAPQVVNRVAAVVNNGVVLESDVDGMMQSVKSQAQEAGQQLPDDKTLRHQIVERLVMDNILLQMAHQGGLQIQDAQVDQAIANIAQQNKMTVDQLRSRLAYDGMNYATYHEQIRKEMTIAEVRNNEVRRRITILPQEVDSLAKQVSAQNSDTAEFNLSHILLPLPENPTQQQVDDQEKLANQLVSEAKNGGDFGKLAISYSADAQALKGGNMGWGRIQELPSLFAQTLITAKKGDIVGPIRSGVGFHILKVNDIRGDNQSISVTEVHARHILLKPSPVMTDDQARQKLEQVTAEISSGKTTFAQAAKSLSEDPGSANQGGDLGWSSPEMFDPAFRDALLKLKKGQMSSPVHSSFGWHLIQLMDTRQVDKTDAAQKERAYRLLFNRKFAEEAQTWMQEQRASAYVKILDGNAQ from the coding sequence ATGAAGAACTGGAGAATGCTGATCCTTGGTGCCGTGCTGACAGCCAGCACCGCGTTTGCAGCCCCACAGGTAGTAAACAGAGTTGCTGCCGTCGTCAATAATGGTGTGGTCCTGGAAAGTGATGTCGACGGTATGATGCAGTCGGTGAAAAGCCAGGCACAGGAAGCCGGTCAGCAACTGCCCGACGATAAAACGTTGCGCCATCAGATTGTTGAACGTCTCGTCATGGACAATATTCTGTTGCAGATGGCGCACCAGGGTGGCCTGCAAATCCAGGATGCTCAGGTTGATCAGGCGATTGCTAACATTGCACAGCAAAACAAGATGACCGTCGACCAGCTGCGCAGTCGGCTCGCCTACGATGGCATGAACTATGCCACTTACCATGAGCAAATCCGCAAAGAGATGACCATCGCGGAAGTGCGTAACAATGAAGTGCGCCGCCGCATCACTATATTACCGCAGGAAGTGGATTCGCTCGCCAAACAGGTTTCGGCGCAAAACAGTGATACTGCCGAGTTTAACCTCAGTCATATTTTGCTGCCGCTACCTGAAAATCCGACCCAGCAGCAGGTGGACGATCAGGAAAAACTGGCTAACCAGCTGGTGAGCGAAGCGAAAAACGGCGGTGATTTTGGCAAGCTGGCCATCAGCTACTCCGCCGATGCGCAAGCGCTTAAAGGCGGGAACATGGGCTGGGGGCGCATCCAGGAGCTACCTTCTCTGTTTGCTCAGACCCTGATTACCGCGAAAAAAGGTGACATTGTCGGCCCGATTCGTTCCGGCGTAGGCTTCCACATTCTGAAAGTGAACGATATTCGCGGCGATAATCAAAGCATTTCGGTGACTGAAGTGCATGCGCGCCATATTTTACTCAAGCCTTCGCCAGTGATGACCGACGATCAGGCGCGTCAGAAACTGGAACAGGTTACAGCGGAAATTAGCAGTGGCAAAACCACTTTTGCGCAGGCAGCGAAAAGTCTTTCAGAAGATCCAGGTTCAGCGAATCAGGGCGGCGATCTGGGTTGGAGTTCACCCGAGATGTTCGATCCTGCGTTTCGCGATGCGCTGCTGAAACTAAAGAAAGGGCAAATGAGTAGCCCGGTACATTCTTCCTTCGGTTGGCATCTGATTCAGCTGATGGACACCCGTCAGGTTGATAAAACCGACGCGGCACAGAAAGAACGCGCTTATCGTCTGCTGTTTAATCGTAAGTTTGCTGAAGAGGCACAAACCTGGATGCAGGAACAGCGTGCTTCCGCCTATGTGAAAATTCTGGATGGCAATGCTCAGTAA
- the apaH gene encoding bis(5'-nucleosyl)-tetraphosphatase (symmetrical) ApaH has translation MSTYLIGDIHGCYHELQSLLEQVAFDPEQDTLWLTGDLVARGPDSLGVLRFVRSLGESAKIVLGNHDLHLLAVYAGISRNKPKDRFTALLEAKDADELINWLRRQPLLQVDREKKLVMAHAGITPQWDLETAIHCAREVEVVLASGTYPLFLDAMYGDMPNNWSDKLSGLARLRFSTNALTRMRYCFPGGQLDMICKDTPESAHPPLKPWFSIPGPVASNHTIVFGHWASLEGKGTPEGILALDTGCCWGGALTMLRWEDATWFTQPAERAQSEQE, from the coding sequence ATGAGTACTTATCTGATTGGCGACATTCACGGTTGCTACCACGAACTGCAATCATTACTGGAACAGGTTGCCTTCGATCCTGAGCAGGATACGCTGTGGCTAACCGGTGATTTGGTCGCGCGCGGCCCCGACTCGCTGGGCGTTCTGCGCTTTGTCCGCTCACTTGGGGAGTCCGCAAAGATCGTGTTGGGCAACCACGATCTGCATTTGCTGGCCGTGTATGCGGGGATCAGCCGAAATAAGCCTAAGGATCGCTTCACCGCCCTGCTGGAGGCAAAGGATGCTGATGAGCTGATCAACTGGCTGCGTCGTCAACCGTTGCTTCAGGTCGATCGTGAAAAAAAGCTGGTGATGGCTCACGCCGGTATTACGCCGCAGTGGGATTTAGAAACAGCGATCCATTGTGCCCGTGAAGTTGAAGTCGTACTGGCCAGCGGCACTTATCCACTTTTTCTCGATGCGATGTATGGCGACATGCCCAATAACTGGAGCGATAAACTCAGCGGACTGGCACGTTTACGTTTCAGCACAAACGCCCTGACCAGAATGCGCTACTGCTTTCCTGGCGGTCAGCTGGATATGATTTGCAAAGATACGCCCGAGTCCGCCCATCCCCCTCTGAAACCCTGGTTTAGCATTCCCGGCCCGGTTGCAAGTAATCACACTATTGTTTTTGGTCACTGGGCTTCGCTGGAAGGAAAAGGAACACCGGAAGGCATTCTGGCACTGGACACGGGCTGCTGCTGGGGTGGTGCGCTGACGATGCTGCGCTGGGAGGATGCGACATGGTTTACTCAGCCGGCGGAGCGGGCGCAGTCAGAGCAGGAGTGA
- the folA gene encoding type 3 dihydrofolate reductase: MISLIVAMAADRVIGMENAMPWHLPADLAWFKKNTLNKPVIMGRRTFESIGRPLPDRTNIVISSKTGDTDGVIWVTSIEEALQAAGEAEEIMVIGGGHVYEQLLPQADRLYLTHIDAEVEGDTAFPDYEPDQWQSVFSEFHDADQQSSHSCFWEILDRR; encoded by the coding sequence ATGATAAGCCTGATTGTGGCGATGGCCGCCGACCGCGTTATTGGAATGGAAAATGCCATGCCGTGGCATTTGCCTGCTGACCTGGCATGGTTTAAGAAAAATACGCTGAATAAGCCGGTGATTATGGGGCGACGTACCTTTGAATCAATTGGACGACCGCTGCCGGATCGGACGAATATTGTGATCAGCAGTAAAACAGGTGACACTGATGGCGTTATCTGGGTGACCTCCATTGAGGAAGCGCTGCAAGCTGCCGGTGAGGCTGAAGAAATCATGGTTATTGGCGGTGGCCATGTCTATGAACAACTGCTGCCGCAGGCTGACCGGCTTTACCTGACCCATATTGATGCTGAAGTGGAAGGCGACACCGCTTTCCCTGACTATGAACCAGATCAATGGCAGTCTGTCTTTAGTGAATTCCACGATGCGGATCAGCAAAGCAGCCACAGCTGCTTTTGGGAAATTCTGGATCGTCGCTAA
- the lptD gene encoding LPS assembly protein LptD, with product MMPVITEFSIPRMKKRLPTLLASLIGTALYSQQGLADVLASQCMLGVPGYTRPLIQGKNNNDLPVTINADQAKGRYPDNAVFTGNVDVQQGNGRLQSDEIQLHQKQVQGQTTPVRTVDALGNVHYDDDQVVLRGPKGWSNLNTKDTNVWNGDYQMVGRQGRGTADQMKLRGQNRYTILENGTFTSCLPGDNSWSVAGTHIIEDREEQVAEIWNARFRIGKVPVLYSPYLQLPIGDRRRSGFLIPNAKYDSSNGFEFILPYYWNIAPQVDATITPHYMSNRGTQLQNEFRYLTKAGEGLMEFDYLPSDRQYTKDATSRNITNSDDSDRWMFTWKHNGVYDQNWRFNIDYTKVSDVYYFTDLESPYASSTDGYVTQKFSVGYAEQNWDATLSTKQFQIFSTQTNNDVYRAEPQFDFNYYQNDVGPFDTHLYAQAVKFTNVNEAYPDAIRLHLEPTINLPLSNHWGSLNTEAKLLATHYQQNDIEYWNESVDSSKVNQLKSSVNRVMPQFKVDGKMVFDRDMDWSPGYTQTLEPRVQYLYVPYRDQSDIRAYDSTLLQSDYTGLFRDRTYSGLDRIPSANQITTGVTTRIFDNDLVERFNASVGQIYSFTPSRTGLETTDSDDRGSIEWAGDSFWKISERWNARGGVQYDTRLRTVSQGSAVLEYRRDADRLVQLNYRYTSPEYIQQTLSQITNPGYQQGISQVGATASWPIADSWAVVGAWYYDIKAKQPADQFLGLQYNSCCYAIRMGYERKITSWDSANSKSNYDNKISFNIELRGLSPSYSLGTGEMLRQGILPYQRSF from the coding sequence ATGATGCCTGTTATCACGGAATTTTCGATACCACGTATGAAAAAACGATTACCTACTCTGCTGGCCTCGCTCATTGGTACAGCTCTTTACAGCCAGCAGGGTCTGGCCGACGTTCTTGCGTCGCAGTGTATGCTGGGTGTACCAGGCTATACCCGCCCCCTGATTCAGGGAAAAAACAATAACGATCTGCCGGTAACCATCAACGCGGACCAGGCTAAAGGCAGGTACCCCGATAACGCGGTATTTACCGGCAACGTGGATGTACAGCAGGGTAACGGTCGTCTGCAATCGGATGAAATCCAACTGCATCAGAAACAGGTGCAGGGTCAGACCACGCCGGTTCGTACTGTCGATGCACTGGGCAATGTGCATTACGACGATGATCAGGTCGTGCTGAGAGGCCCAAAAGGTTGGTCTAATCTGAACACCAAAGACACTAACGTCTGGAATGGCGATTATCAAATGGTTGGTCGGCAGGGCCGCGGCACTGCCGACCAGATGAAGCTGCGCGGGCAGAACCGCTATACCATTCTGGAAAATGGCACCTTTACCTCCTGCCTGCCCGGCGATAACAGCTGGAGCGTGGCCGGGACCCATATCATTGAAGATCGCGAAGAACAGGTTGCAGAAATTTGGAACGCGCGCTTTAGAATTGGCAAGGTGCCGGTGCTGTACAGCCCTTATTTGCAGCTCCCCATTGGTGATCGCCGCCGTTCTGGTTTCCTGATCCCTAACGCCAAATATGACAGTTCCAACGGCTTTGAGTTTATTCTTCCCTATTACTGGAACATTGCGCCGCAGGTCGATGCGACCATCACTCCGCATTATATGAGTAATCGCGGTACGCAGTTGCAGAATGAATTTCGTTATCTGACCAAAGCTGGTGAGGGTCTGATGGAATTTGATTATCTGCCCTCAGACAGGCAATACACCAAAGACGCCACGTCACGTAACATCACGAATAGCGACGATTCTGATCGCTGGATGTTCACCTGGAAACACAATGGCGTTTACGATCAGAACTGGCGCTTCAACATTGACTACACCAAGGTCAGCGACGTTTATTATTTCACCGACCTTGAATCCCCTTACGCCAGTTCCACTGACGGGTACGTCACGCAGAAATTTAGCGTTGGCTATGCTGAACAAAACTGGGATGCGACGCTGTCAACCAAACAGTTCCAGATTTTCTCCACGCAAACCAATAACGACGTTTATCGCGCCGAGCCGCAGTTCGATTTCAACTATTATCAGAACGATGTGGGTCCCTTTGATACCCATCTGTACGCACAGGCAGTGAAATTTACCAACGTAAATGAAGCCTACCCGGATGCCATTCGGTTGCATCTGGAACCCACCATTAACCTGCCGCTGTCCAATCATTGGGGTAGCCTGAATACCGAAGCTAAACTACTGGCCACTCACTATCAGCAGAACGATATTGAGTACTGGAACGAAAGCGTAGATAGCAGCAAGGTTAATCAGCTGAAGAGCAGCGTTAACCGTGTCATGCCGCAGTTCAAAGTCGATGGCAAAATGGTGTTTGACCGTGATATGGACTGGTCACCGGGCTATACCCAGACGCTGGAACCTCGCGTGCAGTACCTTTATGTGCCTTATCGCGATCAGAGCGATATCCGTGCTTATGACTCAACGCTGCTGCAAAGCGATTATACCGGTCTGTTCCGCGATCGCACCTACAGCGGGCTTGACCGCATTCCGTCTGCTAATCAAATCACCACGGGCGTGACCACCCGAATATTTGATAACGATCTGGTTGAACGTTTTAATGCTTCCGTTGGTCAAATCTACTCGTTTACGCCATCCCGGACAGGTCTGGAAACAACCGATTCGGACGATCGTGGCAGTATCGAATGGGCAGGTGACTCCTTCTGGAAAATTAGCGAGCGCTGGAATGCGCGCGGTGGCGTTCAGTATGACACCCGTTTGAGAACCGTGTCGCAGGGGAGCGCGGTGCTGGAATATCGTCGCGATGCAGACCGCCTGGTGCAGCTGAATTATCGCTATACCAGCCCGGAATATATCCAGCAGACCTTAAGCCAGATCACCAACCCTGGCTATCAGCAGGGAATTTCGCAGGTAGGCGCAACCGCCAGCTGGCCGATTGCTGATTCGTGGGCCGTAGTAGGTGCCTGGTATTACGATATAAAGGCGAAACAGCCTGCAGATCAGTTTCTTGGATTACAGTACAACTCTTGCTGCTATGCCATCCGTATGGGTTACGAGCGTAAAATCACCAGTTGGGACAGCGCCAACAGTAAAAGTAATTATGACAACAAAATCTCATTCAACATTGAGCTACGCGGCCTGAGCCCGTCTTACAGTCTGGGAACAGGTGAAATGCTGCGTCAGGGTATTCTGCCTTATCAGCGCTCTTTCTGA